The genome window GCCAGTTGCAGATCGATCTGGATCGCCAGCTTCTCGCCGGGCCGCAGCGTCAGGCCGTCTACGACCGGCCGGCCATTGATGGTCCATCCCTTGGCGGTTGCGATTCGGCTCAGTGTCCGGGCCGGCGGTTGGCCCGGCGCTGGACTCGGAGCCTGGCCCGGCTTGGTGTCCGAAACGAAGGAATGACGCGGCGGGACCGCCGGGGGAACGATCGACCGTTGCCAGAGCACGACACCACCGATGAGGACGATGGCGACAGCGGTGAGGCCAGCGATCCGAACGGAGTTAGTCATCTCCAACGACATCATTGCCACTGCGGGTGCCCAGCGCCCACCAGACCGGGACGTGGATCGTGTCCGAGACGAACCTCACGGCGCCGTCGCACAGGAGCAGGTTCACCCCTCCGGCGTGATGGCTGGAGGCGGCTCTCCAGTAACTGGTCTCGAAGGGATATCCTCGGTAACCCGATGGCGTGTTCGGTGGGAGGAGATGCCCGTAACCCGAGCTGGCCGTCCTCCAGTACACTCGCCTGTCGTGCCGTGCCGGATGCGGGTCGAAACGCTGCTGCGGGTCACGGCACGCCGCGATGTAGTCCGCGTCCTGTTCCGGTCCGAAGACCGACTTCAGATTCCAGACGCACCGGACGGGGTCGGCCTGGCAGGCCGCGATCCCGGCTTCGTCGGTGGTCGGAAAGACAGGAAAGTGCAGGCTGGCGCGGCGCTCGGAAAAGAATGCCGTCGATGAGAGACCGTCGGTGACCTCATTCCAGGAGACTCCCCGGTCCATCGCGGGCCCGGATTGGAAGATTCCCTCTCCGCAGTGGAGACAACTTCCACCTGCCACCAGGTAACTGTACGGTCCGGATGACTCGACCGGGTCATGCAGCCGATCCACGGGGCAAAGCAGGATGGGGTGCCATTTGCCAAAGTCACGGTCCGATGCTCCGGCATCAAACCAGTCCCGCAGACCGAGGTAGGGGAACAGTCGGTACAGCATCTGGTAACCGGGCAGGAATCCGTACGTGTCGTGATACTGCTGCCCCGCCAGACCGATCTGCCGCAAGTGGTTCGAGCACTCCATCCGCATCGCGGCCATCCGGGACTGCTGCACTGCGGGGAGAACGAGCGCCAGCAGCAGGCCCAGAATCCCGGCCGCCACCAGGATCTCAATAACGGTGACGCCGCGGCTCGCGCGATGCGTGCTGCACGCCGCCCGTGGGATTCGCCGCGGTCGCCACATGGAACTGGCCCCCATGCTGGTCGGATGCTCTCGGCCGCCTGACATCCGGTCCCGCGGCATTTTCGAGTGCCCCGTCCCAGTTCGCAATCGCGACGCGAGTCCCCGCCTGCGGCCCCCGTAGACATCCGGAGTTCCCGAGGCTGGTCCGCGGGAGACGTTATTGATCGTCAGGGGGAGAGTGCGGCAAGACGTTTGGCGAACTCGGACTTCGCCGACTTGCGCGGATCTTCTTCTGGGGGACCAGCGACTTGCCGGGCCCTCGACCCGCTGGTTGTCGGCCTCAAATATGGCCAGTAGGATGACACCCGAGATGCGATGTCGGTGCGGGATGGTCCGACAAACGCAGACGGGCGGGTAACAACAGCTCCATGGCGGCCTTAAGGGAGGGTGGAAGCGATGTTGTGGTGGATTCTCGGCGGAATCGTGGTGGCGTTCGTCCTGCTCTACGTCATCAGCAGCTGGTCGATGGCCAAGGATCAGGAGCGTTTCGAACGGGACGGCGACCTGGCGAAGTGCTGGATCTCCAGTGCGGGGGACGACCTCTACGTCGTGCACAACGTCTCGGGCGCCGGCGATGCCCGCGTCGTCTTTCTGCTGGATGACCTCCCCAAGAAGAACGCGGTCCTGAAAGAGATCACGGAGCGGCTGACGAACGGAGAGAAGGAGGACGACTCCATCGACTCCGGGAGCGTCAACATGTTCTTCGAGAAGATCAACAGCCAGACGTACCTCGACCCGCCGGTCCGCATGCCGAAGTGGCTTGTCGGAGACCGCAAGGCCTACACCGGAATGATGCAGGTCTACTGGAAGAAGCTGCCCGAGAAGAAGCTGACGAAGTCCTACGTCTACGGACGATTCCTCCTGGGTGAGAAGGGTGGCATCCGGCACGTCCCCTATCCGGAGAACAGCGCCAAGGGTGATGGCTGAGTCGACATGGCCTCTTTCGCCTCTCGGGCGGGAGATGCGTCTGATGTCGCCCGGAGGCCTCGTCCGGCTCAGGCCCTCTCCCTTCGACGGCGAGCGTGTGGCACGGCCGTTCTGCTTTGGGCCAGCAAGGACGGTGCGTCGGGCGAGTGGGAGAGGAGGACGGCGATGTTCTCGGGGTGGATGCGGCGTACCATGTCCTCTCCCCTGGACGAGAGGACGCCCCCAGCCCCATGAACAGTCCGATCCTTTCCCCGCTGCAGTTGGGCGACGGCGACCTCTTTGGCATGGCGTTGCTGGAGCCCGGGCTGACGTCCGACCTCTCGACATGGACCGTGACGATTCATAAGCACGGGCTGCTGACCCAGACTGTCCTGGTGCGTCAGCCCCCCAGGTATGACGACCAGCTCGTCGTGCTGCGGCAGTCCGTTCCCCGGGAACGAATTGATGGATTGAAACAGATCGTACTGGAAGAGGACCTGCTGACCTTCGGCGCATTCCCCACTCTGTACGCCACCGATCAGGAGCAGACGCGGCTCGTGATCCATCTTTTCGGCCAGAGGGTCACGATCGATGCCTACGGTCCCTATTTCACGGTCGAATGCGGCGGGAGTGACGAGGACAAGGCGAAGGCGCGACGGTACTGCAGGTTGTGGGAAGCCATACTCGAGCTGACTCCGTTCACGCCCTATGGCGGTCTGCGATGACGCGACCGGTCCCGTGGTAGCTGTTCACCCGCCAGGGCCCGCTTCACGAACGCGCCTCAGAACGGTGTCGGCGGGGTGGCATGGCCGCTGCCTTGCGCGGTCATGTTGTTGGGAACAGAAGGGAGCGGCATACTCCTCCATGCTCGTGCAGAGCCACGGGGATGCCACCCGGCCGGAGGTCGAATGTCCGAGTTGTTGTGGAATGCTCCCGTGAGCGCCGAAAAAATGGCCGAGGTCTTCGAGACGCTGGAGCTCCGCCCTGGCCAGTCCGTGCTCGATGTCGGATGCGGCAGCGGCGAAGTCCTGATCCGGCTCCGCGAGCGGTCTCCCCTTCGCGGCCTCGGGATCGATCTCTCCGCCGAACGGATCCGCGAAGCTCGGCAGCGGGCGGATGGCCGGGTCGACGCCGGGGAGGTCCGCTTCCTGGAAGCGGATGCCCGAACGCTCGAGATCGATCCCGCTTCGGTCGACCTCGCCCTGTGCCTCGGCTCGACCCACGCCTTCGAACTCGGCGACGGTGCGTACGCGGCGGCCCTCCGACGGTTGCGACGGTGGGTCATCCCGGGCGGTCTCCTGCTCGTGGGCGAACCCTATCTGGAGCGTCCCGCCGCGCCGGAGTATCGAGCAATCCTCGGCGCGTTTCCGCCCGACGACCGGACGCACGCCTCCAACATCGCGATCGCGAGAGACATGGGGCTCATTCCGCTCGCTGCCTGGACCGCCAACCTCGACGAGTGGGACCATTTCGAATGGGGGCATCAGCGGACCATCGAGCGTCTCGCGGCCAAGGGGCCGCCCACTCCGGAGACCACCGCCCTGCTCGAACGCCGCCGCCGGTGGATGGACGCCTACCTCCAATGGGGACGCCGGACCCTGGGTTACGGCACCTATCTCTTCCGCCAGCCCTCCGAATGACCGCGAGGGGATTGCCACCTCCCCTTGGCGTTGGCCGGACTCCGTCCGCGTTGACAGGATCGGTCCCGCCGGGGGCTACTGCTCGTGTTTTGACGAGCGGCGCCGTTACCAGCCGTTGATGAGAGTACGCCGACTTCCCCGGACGGGAACGCCGTTCCGGCTCGGCGAGCGAGCCGTGATCGGTGTGGGTTGGTGAGGGGGTATGCGACACGTGGTCCGCGCTTGCGCACACAAGGCTTCCGGCGGTGTCCGACCAGACAAGCCTCCGGCGGGCAAGGGGCCAAGAAAACAACGCCGCCCTCCCTTGCATCCCCCACCAGGGTAGCCCCTGGACCCGGTGGAATAGGTGCCGCGCTAGCGCGAGCGATCTCGCGGTGGGGGCCACGCCACGGAGGCTTTGCGGAGGGGCGTGGAGACTGTCCAAGCCGTCACGGGCGGATGGCGTGGACACCGCTTCAGGCAGCCATATTGTTGGGAACGGGAGATCCACGCGAAGGCCACTCTGTCGCCCGCGGGACGCGCGATCACTCGCTCCGCGTCGGAGGAAGGCGATCGAAGGTCGTCATCTGGAAAGCGGCCCACCCCGTGCACCACTGCCGGTCGACGTCGCTCGCGGAATAAGCCTGCAGCGTCCACAGCAGCATCGGATTCGCCGGGTCGACACAGGTGGCCGAGTAGTGACTCAGGTTGACTGAGGACACACCCGCATACCGGTAAGCCGTCGTCCCCGGCAGCGCGGAGACCGGCTTGCGCATCGAGCCGGGGGGATCGGTCGCCCCGTGCATCATCACGTACACCGACGGGAACTCGGTCTTCGAGGTCGCGGTGCAGCCGATGCCGACGTTCCCCCGGCTGTCGACGGCAATCGAAGGGTGGATGAAGTCGCGGTCGGGTGAATCGACGAAGCCTTCCTGGATCAGGGCTCCGTCGCGGATCCGGACTCCGTACCACAGGATCCCCGGCCGGGAGTCGCGGGCCCGCTTGGCCCCGTTGCAGCCGTAGACGCTGCCGTTGCGGACGAAGGCGCTGTCGATCCTCCGCCCCCCTCCTCCGGCGCGGATGCTCGGCCCCGGCGGAGGCTGGACCGCCTCCATGAGCGGCGTCCTGTTGTCCGGAGTCAGGTATGTCGAGGCAAGCGGAACGACATGCGCGTCCGAGACGCTCGCCTTGGTTCCCGACCACGTGATCTTGTAGAGAACGAGACGGCCGCAGGTGCCGTCGATGAACTCGTTGGCGAGCAGGACCGCGGGCGCGTCGGCCGGTTTGTCGGGGTCGGGATCGAAGGCCGGCATGGAGCTGAACTGCAGCCCCGGGAAGGCCTGGCCGCGAGTCAGGACCGGCCCGCCGGCGGCAATGGCGTCCGCCTTGGGCAAGACGTAGGCGTCGGTCCCCTTTTGAAAGTCGGCGTCGCCGTTGCAGGAACAGACGTAGAGCCCGTTCCGGTCGATTCCCATCCGCATGTAGGGGTTGATCCGCGGCAGGGGGAGCTTCGCGCCGCGCCAGGGTTGCAGGGGATCGGAACTCGTCGACACGGCGAGGAAGCAATCGGGCTCGGTGGTCCCGGCCGCGCAGGCGAACCAGCGTTCGGAGAGCGGATCGTAGAGGAGGCGGGCGTCGTTCGCGTTCTGGACGGGAACGAGCGTTCCGGCCGGCTCGACCTGCTGCCAGAACTCGCGCGTGGTCAACCTGCGCCGCACTTCGCCCGACCGCTTGTCATGCACGACGAAGCCGGCGACGTCGAAGTCGACAACATGCTGCGGCCCGACCGCCCCGGCAACGTCGATGGACGCCTTCCAGCCGGGACCCTGGTTGCCGGAAAACGCATGAACCACCGCGACATCATCCCCCTGGACCGGAATCGCGCTCACAAACGCGGCCAGCGGGAGACAAAGACACATCACGACGGATCGCATGCCACACCTGCTCAATGAGCGAGATCCACCTTGGACTCCCCCTCCCTGCCGGGATCAGTGCGGTTGGTGAGGGGCATCCGGCATGTCGTTCGCGTTTGGACACTCACTCCTTCAGACATGCCTCGACGGCCAAAGCCTTCGGCCGGCAAGGGGGACTGTGTTGTTTCTTTGGCCCCCTTGCATCCCCCACCAGGGCACCTGCCCTGGATCCGGGGATGAGATGCACCCCGCGTTAGCGCGGGCGGTCCCGCGGAAACTGCTCGCCGGCCAGGGCCCGCTTCACGAAGGCGCCCCAGAACGGCGTTGGCGTGTAGTCCCATCCCGTCAGCATCACCGGCGACGCACCCGGATGGAACGAGAACGCCGTCCAGTGCAGGCCGTGCTGCTGCATGAAGCCCAGCATGTCCGGAGCCCACGTGTACGGGTCCTCCTGGTTCTCCAGCGGAATGAAGTCCATCTTCTTGATGTCGCAGCCCACCTCCCCGACCAGCACCGGATGCTTCGCCGCGACGACGAGCACCTTCTCCTTCCAGTTCGACTTCCACGGATAGATGTGCGTCGAATAGATGAGGCCGTTCCCGCCCCGCTCGTCGAGCTCAAACCCCTTCGCAATCCCCGACAGGTCGTACGCCCAGTCGAGGCCCCCGGGGACGACGATGTTCTTCGCCCCGGTCTCGCGGACGGCATCGATCAGCTTCTGCATCCCGACCGACTGAAACCCCTTCGCGTTCTTGGCCTTCTCCTCGGGTGAGAGGAACGCGTCCTCATCGGCCGGCTTCTCCTTCTCGGCGATGAACCCGCCGTCCCGCCACACCTCCCACGACATCCCATGCGGCTCGTTGAACAGATCGAAGAGGACCGCCGGATGGTTCTTGTACTTCGTCGCGGCGGCGGTCCAGAACTCGACGTGCTCCGCCTTCGGTGCGCGGAAGCGGTGCAGATCGAGCAGCACGTACGCCCCGCGGTTGGCGACCATCGTGATCGCGTCGTCCACCAGCTTGCGGTACGCCGCCCCGCCGTCCGCCTGCTCCGGCTCGCGGCCGAACCAGTAGCTCTCCTTCACCGGGAGCCGGATGATCGTGCTCTTCCAGTCGTCGACCGCGACCTGGCACGACTTCAGGACGTGGTCGCCCCGCAGCAGGAACTCGAGGCTGACGACGTTCACCCCCTGCAGGACCACCGGTTTGCCGTCGGGCGTCAGGACCTTGTTCCCTTCGACGTGCAGCTCCGGCGGCCACTTGGCGCTGTTCGGCTCCTCGGCCGGCACGTTCGCCAGCCGCTCCTCTTCCGCCCGCCTGGCCGCCGCGGCGATCAGCGGGGCGGCGTCCGTTGGACGGACGGCGATGTCGTCGAGGTCGAGCGTCCCCTTCTCCACCTGGAACAGCGACGGCATGAACTCGAGCGTCACCGCCCCCTTGGGAATGAGAAACTTGGCGCTCTTATCGGTCCAGCCGCCAGAGTCCTTGCGGGCCGCCGGCGCGGCGGGGGACCCGGGCATCTGCTTTCCGGCCGCGTCTTTGAAGTGCATCATGATCCGCGCGTCGAACCACGGCATCTTGCCCGGCTTCAGATCGCTGACCCGCTGCCGCCATGTCAGCTCGACCGCCTCGACGTCGGCCGGGACGTCGATCAGCCGGTAGAGCATGACCGTCTCCCCGGGCTGCGAGGACTTCAGGCGGACGAAGTGGTTCTTCGCGTCCCCTTCCCCTTCGGTCTCCCAGGTGCCGTTCTTCGGCAGTCCCCAGTCGTCCGGTTTGCCGTCCTGTTTCTTCGCGTCGGTCTCGAAGCCGCCGTTCGTGACGAGCGAGCCGGTGGCGGCAAGGAGCTTGGCGGCCTTTCCGCTCCGCGCCGCGGCGTCGCGAGCCTGCTTGGCGGCGCGAGCGTCTGCGGCCGCTTTGGCCTCCGCCTCGATGGGGGCGGGATCGACGTTCCGCAGGGCCACGTCGTCGAGGTCGAGGGTTCCGGACTCGACTTCGAGCAGCGCGGGCATGAGTTCGAGCGTCTTGGCCTCGGCGGGGATGAGGAAGTGGATACTCCGTTCGACCCAGCCTTCGGTGCTTTTGCGGACGAACGGGGCTCCGGGGGCGCCGGGGAGTTTCTTGCCGGAGGCGTCGAGGAGGCCGAGCATGATGCGGGCGTCGTGGTGCGACTGTTTGCCCGTTTTCAGGTCGCTGACGCGCCACCGCCAGGAGAGCTCGACCGCGCGGGCGTCCGGCGGGAGGGGCTGGAGCTGGTAGTGCAGGACTGTTTGGCCGGCTTTGTCCGAGTGGAGGCGGAGGAAGTGGTTGTCGTTCTCCGTTTCCCAGGTCCCGCCCGACTTCAGCTTTCCCCAGCGATCCGGCCAGTGATCGCTGTCGGCGTCGGTCTCGAAGGTGCCGTTGGCGATCAGGTTGTCGGCGGCGGCGATCCGACCGGAGGCCAGCAGGACGAGGGCGATGAGGAGGGAGAGGAGGTGACGAAGTGGCATGGGTGATCCGAACGCGAGCGTAGCGCCAAGTGGAGTCAGAGCGATTCTAACGAAATGAATTCCACCAAAGTGATGAACGCGATCCTCTCACCGGGTCCAGGGGTACCCTGGTGGGGGATACATGGGGGCCTGTCCGCCGGGCACTGCCGGAAGCCTTGTGTGTCCAGACGCGGACGCTGCGTCGTATGCCCCCACATCAACCCGCGGGGGTTGCGCGTGGAGCGGTGAGTTCTGAACGCCGGTACCACAAAGGGACGTCCGTTGTGTCCCACGGTTCCGCGAGGGAAGTGCCTCCGGCGGCAAGGGGGCGAGGCCCCCTTGACCCCGGCTGCCGTGGCACGTTGGGTTTGAAGTAACACCGTCGTGCCGGCAAGGATGCTCATCGATACTCGATGTCATCGACGTAAAACGTCATCGGACCGTCCGGGGTCCCGATCCGCCACAGGAACCCGCTCTTGATCCGCGTCAGCTCCTTCTCGCCCAGGTCGATCGTGTACTGCTTCCACTCCGGCGTGAGCGTTACTTCGATCTCCCCCTTCGAGCTGTCGTGATACTTCCGCTCAATCCCCAGCAGCCCATACCCGAAGACCACCTTCTCTCCCCCGGACTCCCCCCGCGCCCAGAAGGTCAGCGCCTCCGCACCCGTCACATCGAACCCGCCCGGCTGCTCCCCCCAGTCATTCGCCGGATGCTGCCAGACCACGCTCCCCCAGCCCCCCTTCTTCTCGTACGACACCTTCAGGCAGGTCTTCCCGGAGTGCGGGGTCGTCGTCGAACCTTCGTCCATCGAGATCGACCCGGCGTCCCCCATCCAGCCCGACGGGATGTACGGCCCCTTCGCGTCGTCCGAGAGGACCGCGAACGGCAACTTCGCCGCCGGAGCCTTGATCAGCGTCTTGGGCCCCTTCACCTGGATCGGCAGCGATCCGACCGCCGCCCCTCCGTGGTCGTTGTGCAGGTAGCAGTACAGCCGGTAGATCCCGCCCGACATCGGCGTCTTCACGCGGACGGTCTTCCCGCCGTTTTCGCGGATGGCATCCGGATACTGCGGCGTCGCCTCCGCCCCGGTCCCCGTGACACCGTAGTTCCCCTGCTCGCTGTAGAGGGCCCAGTGGATCTTGACGTCCCCCGCGCCGGAACCGACTTTGACCTCGGCCTCGACCGTCTCGCCCGCCTTCACCTGATCGGGACCGGCCAGCTTGAGTGACTCCATCGCGGGGACGGGATGCTGCGGAGCCTTGCCCGACCACAGCTCCTGCATCGTGTCGACCGCCGCCAGCCGGTCGCCGTCGGGAAGGAACATCCCGAACCAGGTCGCGGTTGCCTCGATCTTGTGCCCCCAGGTGAAGGCATACGACCCGAGGCACAGCTCCGGCGCCCCGGTGACCGACTTCTCGTAGATCTCCCGATACGACTTCGCCTTGGCGGTGCTGGTCTGCTCGCTCGGGGCACCGAAGGCGTTGAGGGGAATCTCCCACGTCCCCGGCGGACCGAACTCCGTGATGATGTACGGCTTGGTCCCCCTGGCCTCGCGATACCGCTTCGCCAGCGACGGCCCGCCGCCGTACGTGTTGACGCCGATGATGTCGATGTCCGGGCAGAGCTCGTGGATCTGCTGCACCTTGTCCTTGCCGAGCTCCGCAATGACGGTCATGGTTGGGTGGTTCGGATCGATCTCATGGACCGCCCGGGCAATCTCCTGAATCGCCCGCCAGACCTCCGGCCCCTCGTTGTTGACCTCCATCTCGTTCCCGATCCCCCACACCAGGACCGCCGGATGATCCTTGTACGTCCGCACCGCCTGGCGGGCGTCTTCGAGCTGCTTCGCGACCGCCTGGGCGTTCGTGTAGTCGAACCCGTGCTCCTTGTGCCCCAGCCAGATCCCGACCGAAACGGTCAGCCCGAGCTTACGGGCCTCGTCCAGCTCCGCCGCGGTCTCGGCCCCGACGCCCCAGGTACGGAACGAGTTGCCGTCGCACTCCCGGAGGACCAACTTCGACCCCCCTCCTCCGCCCCCCTTGATGAAGTACGGCTGCCCGTCCCGCATCAGTTGCCAGCGGCCGTCCCGCTGGACGAGCGATGTCCTGATCGCCTGGGCGTGAAGGGACTGAGGGGCGAGGAACGGAGACGCGACGAGAAGGGCGAGGGATGCGAGAGCGAATCGCAACATGAGGGGCTGATCCGGGAAGTGGGTTCGACGGTTGTCGGCGATGAGTCGTCGGTTGCCGCCAGAACGGCGGGCGATGGGAAACGTTAACCGGAACTCAAGGTCGCTCTCTACACCGCGGATCGGCGGAGGATGTGCGTCCGAATCCGGTTCGAATTTGCGAGTGACTCTCATTCGGCGAGGACTGATCCCGGGTCCAGGGCAGGGGCCCTGGTGGGGGGTGCAGGGGGGGCAGCCCCCCCTGCCCGCCGGAGGCCGACCGTCGAGAACCGTTGAGAACGGGTTGTGTCCAGACGCGGCACGGCATCGCATGCCCCCTAACCTCTTTCGAGGGGCTGCGGTGACGAGTGGCGAGCAGGGGGTCCGTCGACGGAGCGTCTCTGTCGGGTCCGGTCGGAGGCGGCGGTGCGCGAAAAAATCGCCCCATTGTCAGGTGTCCGTTTCCGGCGGTCCGATCCCTCGGACTCGGGGCGCACGCTTCCCGCCTCCCTTGGCACTTCGGGAACGCGGTGTCGGACGCCCTTCTATCGGCACACGCCGGGTTCCGCCGGCTCGGACGCGAAAAAATCGCTCCATTGTCAGGTCCACCATCCGCGGAACGGGGCGGGGATCTCGTCGCCCCCCCTCAATCGGTACAAGAGGGTCCGGGGCTGACATTCCGACCGGCCAAGGAGAGCGACCGGCTCTCCTGTCAGCGGATCTCCCCTTCGCAAAATGGTGCCGGAACGCCCGAATCACCGTGATCTGGCTGCGTGACCTCGACGGCGGTAACGTCGTGCTGGCCAGCCCGAGGGAACAGTCGAGGAAACGCGGCGACCGAAGCGGAGGGGAATCGAATGCGCGAAGGCGAACACCCCGTGTATGTCTGCGATCAGGTCCGGGAGGTCGAACGACTCTATCGGGACGTGCTCATCGAGGCCGTCCGACGGCTTCCCATTCGCGACCAGCTGGACCGGCAGGCGAACCGACTCGTCGAGGGGCACCGGGCGGGCGACCGGGCGGTGGTCCCGCAGATCACCTGCTGGCATCCCGGGCTGGCGTGCCGTTCCGCCGACGACATCATGAGCAGCGTCTTCACGCTGGATGATGCCCGGCAGACCCTTGCCAGGGAGTATGGCTTCGCCGACTGGTCTCATGCGGAGGCCGAAGGGGTCGCCCCGCCGGACGCGGACTTTGAGCTCGCCGTGGAGACGCTGCTCCGCGGGGATGTCGAGACGCTCCGCGGGCTTCTCGCCGGCGATCCGTCGCTGGTTCACCGGAGATCGCGGTTCGGCCATCGTTCGACCCTGCTGCACTACATCGGCTCGAACGGCGTTGAGACGCACCGCCAGCGGGTGCCGCTCAACCTCGCGGAGGTCACCCGCCTGCTGATCGAAGCGGGAGCCGACGTGAACGCCACGGCCAGCATGTACGGCGGCGGCTCGACGGCGCTCGGCCTGCTGGTGACGAGCGACCATCCGGCCAAAGCGGGCGTCACCGCGGATGTCCGCAAGGTGCTTGTGGCGGCGGGGGCAAAATGAAAGTGAGC of Planctomyces sp. SH-PL14 contains these proteins:
- a CDS encoding DUF1559 domain-containing protein, which codes for MWRPRRIPRAACSTHRASRGVTVIEILVAAGILGLLLALVLPAVQQSRMAAMRMECSNHLRQIGLAGQQYHDTYGFLPGYQMLYRLFPYLGLRDWFDAGASDRDFGKWHPILLCPVDRLHDPVESSGPYSYLVAGGSCLHCGEGIFQSGPAMDRGVSWNEVTDGLSSTAFFSERRASLHFPVFPTTDEAGIAACQADPVRCVWNLKSVFGPEQDADYIAACRDPQQRFDPHPARHDRRVYWRTASSGYGHLLPPNTPSGYRGYPFETSYWRAASSHHAGGVNLLLCDGAVRFVSDTIHVPVWWALGTRSGNDVVGDD
- a CDS encoding SAM-dependent methyltransferase, with protein sequence MSELLWNAPVSAEKMAEVFETLELRPGQSVLDVGCGSGEVLIRLRERSPLRGLGIDLSAERIREARQRADGRVDAGEVRFLEADARTLEIDPASVDLALCLGSTHAFELGDGAYAAALRRLRRWVIPGGLLLVGEPYLERPAAPEYRAILGAFPPDDRTHASNIAIARDMGLIPLAAWTANLDEWDHFEWGHQRTIERLAAKGPPTPETTALLERRRRWMDAYLQWGRRTLGYGTYLFRQPSE
- a CDS encoding glycoside hydrolase family 5 protein is translated as MPLRHLLSLLIALVLLASGRIAAADNLIANGTFETDADSDHWPDRWGKLKSGGTWETENDNHFLRLHSDKAGQTVLHYQLQPLPPDARAVELSWRWRVSDLKTGKQSHHDARIMLGLLDASGKKLPGAPGAPFVRKSTEGWVERSIHFLIPAEAKTLELMPALLEVESGTLDLDDVALRNVDPAPIEAEAKAAADARAAKQARDAAARSGKAAKLLAATGSLVTNGGFETDAKKQDGKPDDWGLPKNGTWETEGEGDAKNHFVRLKSSQPGETVMLYRLIDVPADVEAVELTWRQRVSDLKPGKMPWFDARIMMHFKDAAGKQMPGSPAAPAARKDSGGWTDKSAKFLIPKGAVTLEFMPSLFQVEKGTLDLDDIAVRPTDAAPLIAAAARRAEEERLANVPAEEPNSAKWPPELHVEGNKVLTPDGKPVVLQGVNVVSLEFLLRGDHVLKSCQVAVDDWKSTIIRLPVKESYWFGREPEQADGGAAYRKLVDDAITMVANRGAYVLLDLHRFRAPKAEHVEFWTAAATKYKNHPAVLFDLFNEPHGMSWEVWRDGGFIAEKEKPADEDAFLSPEEKAKNAKGFQSVGMQKLIDAVRETGAKNIVVPGGLDWAYDLSGIAKGFELDERGGNGLIYSTHIYPWKSNWKEKVLVVAAKHPVLVGEVGCDIKKMDFIPLENQEDPYTWAPDMLGFMQQHGLHWTAFSFHPGASPVMLTGWDYTPTPFWGAFVKRALAGEQFPRDRPR
- a CDS encoding glycoside hydrolase family 2 TIM barrel-domain containing protein, with translation MLRFALASLALLVASPFLAPQSLHAQAIRTSLVQRDGRWQLMRDGQPYFIKGGGGGGSKLVLRECDGNSFRTWGVGAETAAELDEARKLGLTVSVGIWLGHKEHGFDYTNAQAVAKQLEDARQAVRTYKDHPAVLVWGIGNEMEVNNEGPEVWRAIQEIARAVHEIDPNHPTMTVIAELGKDKVQQIHELCPDIDIIGVNTYGGGPSLAKRYREARGTKPYIITEFGPPGTWEIPLNAFGAPSEQTSTAKAKSYREIYEKSVTGAPELCLGSYAFTWGHKIEATATWFGMFLPDGDRLAAVDTMQELWSGKAPQHPVPAMESLKLAGPDQVKAGETVEAEVKVGSGAGDVKIHWALYSEQGNYGVTGTGAEATPQYPDAIRENGGKTVRVKTPMSGGIYRLYCYLHNDHGGAAVGSLPIQVKGPKTLIKAPAAKLPFAVLSDDAKGPYIPSGWMGDAGSISMDEGSTTTPHSGKTCLKVSYEKKGGWGSVVWQHPANDWGEQPGGFDVTGAEALTFWARGESGGEKVVFGYGLLGIERKYHDSSKGEIEVTLTPEWKQYTIDLGEKELTRIKSGFLWRIGTPDGPMTFYVDDIEYR